A single Altererythrobacter sp. BO-6 DNA region contains:
- a CDS encoding metallophosphoesterase family protein: MILARLNSLFRRSAERADLPCVPPGERYYVVGDIHGRMDLFDALIEAIEEDIAASPEVESHVVLLGDLIDRGPDSAGVIKSARKWRKRRTVRILAGNHEEMFLESFQDAEVLRHFLKHGGRETILSYGLPRKEYRKLTLDELFERLPQLVPQKDRDFVSGFENMIVAGDYVFVHAGIDPNVPLDQQRRSDLLWIRERFLRHKGPLPKVVVHGHTIFDEVEAAQHRIGIDTGAFPHRRADCTRT, translated from the coding sequence ATGATACTCGCCCGCCTCAACAGTCTGTTCCGCCGCAGCGCCGAACGCGCCGACTTGCCCTGCGTCCCGCCGGGCGAGCGCTATTATGTCGTGGGCGACATCCATGGTCGCATGGACCTTTTCGACGCCCTGATCGAAGCGATTGAGGAAGACATCGCCGCCAGCCCCGAGGTGGAATCGCATGTCGTCCTGCTCGGTGACCTGATCGATCGCGGCCCCGACAGCGCTGGTGTGATCAAGTCCGCTCGCAAGTGGCGCAAGCGGCGCACGGTCAGGATCCTGGCCGGCAATCACGAGGAAATGTTCCTCGAATCCTTCCAGGATGCGGAAGTCTTGCGGCATTTCCTCAAGCACGGCGGCCGCGAAACCATCCTGAGCTATGGCCTGCCGCGAAAGGAATATCGCAAGCTGACGCTTGACGAATTGTTCGAGCGGCTACCGCAGTTGGTGCCGCAAAAGGACCGCGACTTCGTGTCGGGATTTGAAAACATGATCGTTGCGGGCGATTATGTCTTCGTCCACGCGGGGATCGACCCGAACGTGCCGCTGGACCAGCAGCGCCGCAGCGACCTCTTGTGGATCCGCGAACGCTTCCTGCGGCACAAGGGCCCGCTCCCCAAAGTCGTCGTCCACGGCCATACCATTTTCGACGAGGTCGAAGCCGCCCAGCACCGTATCGGTATCGATACCGGCGCATTCCCGCACCGGCGTGCTGACTGCACTCGTACTTGA
- a CDS encoding TorF family putative porin: MQRARSKFSANVALASEYRFRGIDLSGGDIAVQGGFDINHSSGLYVGVWGSNLDDDTVGYGDMELDIYAGFSGEFSEGLSFDIGGIAYLYPDAGAGNFDYFEVYGSVGFAIGPAESTIGVAYAPDQDSLGGTDNFYIYYDWSLGIPETPLTLTAHLGYTDGFLTFTNDGKAFDWSIGLEAAVYGPFSASVAYVGAEDDILPGNYDFADDAIVFTLSASF; encoded by the coding sequence GTGCAACGAGCACGATCGAAGTTTTCGGCCAATGTGGCGCTGGCCAGCGAATATCGCTTCCGCGGCATTGACCTTTCGGGCGGCGATATTGCTGTTCAGGGCGGATTCGATATCAACCACAGCTCCGGCCTCTATGTCGGTGTTTGGGGTTCCAATCTCGATGACGACACCGTCGGCTATGGCGACATGGAACTCGATATCTATGCCGGCTTCAGCGGCGAGTTCAGCGAAGGGCTGAGCTTCGACATTGGCGGTATCGCTTATCTCTACCCAGATGCGGGCGCAGGCAATTTCGACTATTTCGAAGTCTATGGCTCGGTCGGCTTCGCAATCGGCCCGGCAGAATCGACCATCGGCGTTGCTTACGCCCCCGATCAGGACTCGCTGGGCGGCACCGACAATTTCTACATCTACTATGACTGGTCGCTTGGTATCCCAGAAACGCCGCTGACACTGACGGCGCACCTTGGCTACACCGACGGGTTCCTGACCTTCACCAATGACGGCAAGGCGTTCGACTGGTCGATTGGCCTTGAAGCGGCCGTGTATGGCCCGTTCAGCGCCAGCGTTGCCTATGTCGGCGCGGAAGACGATATCCTGCCCGGCAATTATGACTTTGCTGACGATGCAATCGTGTTCACACTGAGCGCAAGCTTCTGA
- a CDS encoding SIMPL domain-containing protein (The SIMPL domain is named for its presence in mouse protein SIMPL (signalling molecule that associates with mouse pelle-like kinase). Bacterial member BP26, from Brucella, was shown to assemble into a channel-like structure, while YggE from E. coli has been associated with resistance to oxidative stress.) yields MRWFGTALIAAFGLTSGGYLLGNGLLRAKDADRAVTVRGLAERDVVADLATWTISYSATSTSLAEAQAKMRSDTKAIEDFFGSLGFPKDALQPTGANVLSFTNDGITQYTVRQRMALRSNDIERAQKAVAQQFDLVGRGVFLEEGSAMSYSFTRLNDIKPDMVAEATRDARAAAEQFAKDSGAGVGEIKDATQGYFSIEARDGDSGGWGVSDTPYKKVRVVTTVNFALD; encoded by the coding sequence ATGCGCTGGTTCGGCACCGCCCTGATCGCTGCCTTCGGCCTTACCAGCGGCGGATACCTGCTGGGCAATGGGCTGCTGCGAGCGAAGGACGCCGACCGAGCCGTGACAGTGCGCGGCCTGGCAGAGCGCGACGTTGTGGCCGATCTGGCAACATGGACCATCTCCTATTCGGCGACCTCGACCAGCCTGGCTGAAGCGCAAGCGAAGATGCGCAGCGACACCAAGGCGATCGAAGACTTCTTTGGCTCGCTGGGCTTCCCAAAGGACGCGCTGCAGCCAACCGGCGCAAACGTATTGAGCTTCACGAACGACGGAATCACCCAATACACGGTGCGCCAGCGCATGGCCTTGCGGAGCAATGACATTGAGCGGGCGCAAAAAGCTGTCGCCCAGCAGTTCGACCTCGTCGGTCGCGGCGTGTTCCTAGAGGAAGGTTCGGCGATGTCCTATAGCTTTACGAGGCTCAATGACATCAAGCCCGATATGGTGGCCGAGGCAACCCGCGATGCCCGCGCGGCGGCAGAGCAATTCGCAAAGGACAGTGGCGCGGGCGTCGGCGAAATCAAGGACGCGACCCAGGGCTATTTCTCGATCGAAGCGCGCGATGGCGATAGCGGCGGCTGGGGTGTGAGCGATACCCCCTATAAGAAGGTTCGGGTCGTCACGACGGTCAATTTTGCGCTGGATTGA
- a CDS encoding VOC family protein, translated as MVKYLHSMIRVSDPDATVAFFKLIGLEEVRRFDVEAGRFTLIFLAAPGQEGVAEVELTYNWPPADGSPGEEYTGGRNFGHLAYRVENIYETCQRLMNAGHIIHRPPRDGHMAFVKSPDGISVELLQERHLPPQEPWASMENSGSW; from the coding sequence ATGGTCAAATATCTCCATAGCATGATCCGGGTGAGCGATCCCGACGCCACTGTGGCGTTCTTCAAGCTGATCGGGCTTGAGGAAGTCCGGCGCTTCGATGTCGAGGCTGGTCGCTTTACGTTGATCTTCCTCGCAGCACCGGGGCAGGAGGGTGTCGCCGAAGTAGAGCTGACTTATAACTGGCCGCCTGCTGACGGCAGCCCGGGAGAAGAATATACCGGCGGGCGCAACTTCGGGCACCTCGCCTATCGGGTCGAAAACATCTACGAGACTTGCCAGCGGCTGATGAATGCCGGGCATATCATCCACCGCCCGCCGCGCGACGGGCACATGGCCTTCGTCAAATCGCCAGACGGGATATCGGTGGAATTGCTGCAGGAACGCCACCTGCCGCCGCAGGAACCCTGGGCCAGCATGGAAAATAGCGGCAGCTGGTAA
- the nhaA gene encoding Na+/H+ antiporter NhaA → MANQNSPLRSIFAPVRALFVSDASAGVLLILVAAAAMLAANSPLAGEYRQLFYGDLAWTPIAKLDDLHLWINDGLMAIFFFVVGLEVKRELISGQLADPMKRRLPVLAAAAGMFAPAAVYMLVSGGGQYTSGWAIPAATDIAFAMGVLGLLGNRVPASLRLFLLTVAIVDDIGAVMVIALFYTPTIKLVWLVASVVVVGLMVGLNKMRVSVLWPYLLMAVVLWYCVLNTGVHATIAGVVAALTIPMQRRDGNSMLEKLEHSLAPWSAYLVVPVFGFANAGVSLQGLGIEALLDPLPYAIAAGLVVGKQVGIFSAVWIAVKTGFAQKPDHATWMEIYGVSVLCGIGFTMSLFIGGLAFPGNPLLVDEAKIGILTGSAISAILGYIVLRLTTTHPEEDCDDQGNQPSEA, encoded by the coding sequence ATGGCCAATCAGAACTCACCGCTTCGATCGATCTTCGCGCCCGTGCGTGCCCTGTTTGTCAGCGATGCTTCGGCTGGTGTCCTGCTGATACTGGTGGCCGCTGCGGCTATGCTGGCAGCCAATTCGCCGCTGGCAGGGGAGTATCGCCAGCTGTTCTATGGTGACCTGGCCTGGACCCCGATCGCCAAGCTCGACGATTTGCACCTGTGGATCAACGATGGCTTGATGGCGATCTTCTTCTTCGTGGTGGGCCTTGAGGTAAAGCGCGAGCTGATCAGCGGGCAATTGGCCGATCCGATGAAACGCCGCCTGCCCGTGCTGGCTGCCGCAGCTGGCATGTTCGCTCCGGCCGCGGTCTACATGCTGGTTTCGGGCGGCGGACAATATACCAGCGGCTGGGCGATCCCGGCCGCCACCGATATCGCCTTTGCGATGGGCGTCCTTGGCCTGTTGGGCAACCGTGTGCCGGCTTCGTTGCGGCTGTTCCTGCTGACGGTGGCCATCGTCGACGACATCGGCGCGGTCATGGTGATTGCGCTGTTCTATACCCCGACGATCAAGCTGGTGTGGCTGGTGGCATCGGTGGTGGTGGTGGGCCTGATGGTGGGCCTCAACAAGATGCGCGTCAGCGTTCTATGGCCTTACCTCCTGATGGCAGTGGTCTTGTGGTATTGCGTGCTCAATACCGGCGTGCATGCCACAATTGCCGGCGTGGTGGCGGCGCTGACCATCCCGATGCAGCGGCGTGATGGCAATTCGATGCTCGAGAAGCTGGAACACAGCCTCGCCCCGTGGAGCGCCTATCTGGTCGTTCCGGTTTTCGGCTTCGCTAATGCCGGGGTTTCACTGCAGGGCCTGGGAATCGAGGCGCTTCTGGATCCGCTGCCCTATGCGATTGCGGCAGGCCTGGTGGTCGGCAAGCAGGTCGGTATTTTCAGTGCAGTGTGGATCGCAGTGAAGACTGGTTTCGCGCAAAAGCCCGATCATGCCACATGGATGGAGATCTACGGCGTGTCCGTGCTGTGCGGCATCGGCTTTACCATGTCGCTGTTCATCGGCGGGCTCGCCTTCCCCGGCAATCCGCTGCTGGTGGACGAAGCCAAGATCGGCATCCTCACCGGCTCAGCCATTTCGGCGATCCTCGGCTATATCGTGCTGCGGCTAACGACGACGCACCCTGAAGAGGATTGCGACGACCAGGGCAACCAGCCCAGCGAAGCCTGA
- a CDS encoding glycosyl transferase family protein yields MPILDITPWQLLVLFQHEMLLFAGIFFLLGAIDDFAVDLVWLWLKLTGRARSKRVDGAQLATAELAGSAAIFVPTWHEAGVIRDTIAHALGAWPQDNLRLYVGCYRNDAETIAAVMSAAPGDPRLRLVIHDRPGPSTKADCLNRLYRALLEDEARTGCMARMVVFHDAEDMVDPAALKLLDEAIGSAEFVQLPVLPLPQANSRWLGSHYCEEFAEAHAKGLVVRDALGAAIPSAGVGCAASRAAVARLAEARGGDAPFEAESLTEDYEMGLRIAEQGGRCRFLRKRHLNGELIATRAYFPARLDHVVRQKTRWIHGIAFQGWDRLGWNASSGKIHLAEQWMRMRDRRGPLTALVLFTGYLLLVLSALAGLAAAIGRAPTIELTTGIKLLLAANFAAFVWRAGWRFGFTAREFGLAEGFRAVLRIPITNIIAIMAGRRALAAYVRSLAGQDVVWDKTPHFDHPSRSSPAMAPLAKATA; encoded by the coding sequence TTGCCAATACTGGACATTACACCGTGGCAACTGCTGGTTCTTTTCCAGCATGAAATGTTGCTGTTCGCCGGGATTTTCTTTTTACTTGGGGCAATCGACGATTTTGCGGTGGATTTGGTGTGGCTATGGCTCAAGCTAACCGGGCGCGCCCGGTCTAAGCGGGTTGACGGAGCACAACTTGCGACTGCCGAGCTGGCTGGCTCTGCAGCGATCTTCGTGCCGACCTGGCACGAAGCCGGTGTGATTCGCGACACGATCGCACATGCGCTCGGCGCCTGGCCGCAGGATAATCTGCGGCTTTATGTCGGCTGTTACCGCAATGACGCGGAAACGATCGCCGCAGTCATGTCCGCCGCGCCGGGCGATCCGCGTTTGCGGCTCGTGATCCACGACCGCCCCGGCCCGAGTACCAAGGCGGATTGCCTCAACCGGCTCTATCGCGCACTGCTCGAGGATGAAGCGCGCACCGGCTGCATGGCGCGCATGGTGGTGTTTCACGATGCCGAGGACATGGTCGATCCGGCCGCGCTCAAGCTGCTGGATGAGGCAATCGGCAGTGCCGAATTCGTCCAGCTGCCGGTACTGCCATTGCCACAGGCGAACAGTCGCTGGCTTGGCAGCCATTACTGCGAAGAATTTGCCGAGGCGCATGCCAAGGGCCTGGTGGTGCGCGATGCATTGGGGGCGGCCATCCCGTCGGCAGGGGTCGGCTGCGCCGCCAGCCGCGCGGCGGTGGCACGACTGGCCGAAGCGCGCGGCGGCGATGCGCCGTTCGAAGCCGAATCCCTGACCGAAGATTACGAGATGGGCCTGCGCATTGCCGAGCAGGGCGGGCGCTGCCGCTTCCTTCGCAAACGCCACCTCAATGGCGAGCTTATCGCAACGCGTGCCTATTTTCCCGCCCGGCTTGACCATGTCGTGCGGCAAAAGACCCGCTGGATCCACGGGATCGCATTCCAGGGCTGGGACAGGCTGGGCTGGAACGCCTCGAGTGGGAAAATCCATCTGGCAGAGCAGTGGATGCGGATGCGCGACCGGCGCGGCCCGCTTACCGCGCTGGTGCTTTTCACCGGCTACCTGTTGCTGGTGCTTTCGGCGCTTGCGGGCCTTGCGGCGGCCATTGGCCGGGCGCCGACAATCGAGCTGACGACCGGTATCAAGCTGTTGCTGGCCGCCAATTTTGCCGCCTTTGTCTGGCGGGCGGGCTGGCGGTTCGGCTTTACGGCGCGCGAGTTCGGGCTTGCCGAAGGATTTCGCGCCGTCCTGCGCATCCCCATCACCAACATCATTGCCATCATGGCTGGTCGGCGCGCTCTCGCAGCCTATGTTCGCTCGCTCGCCGGGCAAGACGTCGTGTGGGACAAGACTCCGCATTTCGACCATCCCAGCCGATCCTCGCCTGCCATGGCTCCATTGGCCAAAGCGACGGCATGA
- a CDS encoding sulfite exporter TauE/SafE family protein — translation MDVYLPIANLSVNGLLIVALGGLTGILSGLFGVGGGFLTTPLLIFYGIPPTVAAASAATQVTGASVSGVLAHNRRGGVDYRLGAVAVGGGIFGALIGALLFRFFQSIGQIDVIINVLYVIMLGAIGTLMMQEALSVLRPREGKGPQVRKRRHHPLVAALPMRWRFYRSGLYISPLAPFIMGLLVGILTMLMGVGGGFILVPAMLYILGMSGNVVVGTSLFQILFVTMATTMVHALTTKAVDIVLAGLLLLGSVMGAQFGTQIAMKARPEILRLVLAAIVLAVAARMLFGLGIRPDEIYTVAPL, via the coding sequence ATGGACGTCTACCTGCCCATTGCGAATCTCTCGGTGAACGGTCTGCTGATCGTTGCCCTGGGCGGGCTGACCGGCATCCTGTCCGGCCTGTTCGGCGTGGGCGGCGGGTTCCTCACCACCCCCTTGCTGATCTTTTACGGTATCCCGCCCACAGTGGCGGCTGCCTCGGCGGCGACACAGGTGACCGGCGCGAGCGTGTCGGGCGTACTGGCGCACAACCGCCGCGGCGGGGTTGATTACCGCCTCGGTGCTGTCGCGGTCGGCGGCGGCATTTTCGGGGCCTTGATTGGCGCGCTGCTGTTCCGCTTTTTCCAGTCGATCGGCCAGATCGATGTGATCATCAACGTGCTCTATGTCATCATGCTGGGGGCGATTGGTACGCTGATGATGCAGGAGGCGCTCAGCGTATTGCGCCCGCGTGAAGGGAAGGGGCCACAAGTGCGCAAGCGCCGCCACCATCCGCTGGTAGCGGCCTTGCCGATGCGCTGGCGCTTTTATCGCTCGGGCCTCTACATCTCGCCGCTTGCGCCGTTCATCATGGGCCTGCTGGTCGGTATCCTGACCATGCTGATGGGCGTGGGCGGCGGGTTCATCCTGGTGCCCGCGATGCTCTATATCCTGGGCATGAGCGGCAATGTCGTCGTCGGCACCTCGCTGTTCCAGATCCTGTTCGTGACCATGGCCACCACCATGGTGCACGCGCTCACCACCAAGGCAGTGGACATCGTACTCGCCGGGCTGCTCTTGCTGGGTTCGGTGATGGGCGCGCAATTCGGCACGCAGATCGCCATGAAGGCGCGGCCGGAAATCCTGCGGCTGGTGCTGGCGGCCATCGTACTCGCTGTCGCGGCACGGATGCTGTTCGGGCTGGGGATCCGCCCTGACGAGATATATACGGTGGCGCCGCTATGA
- a CDS encoding TIGR02186 family protein produces MRALLLILAAFMLMGQRDAILVPAVSQSEVQVRQGFTGTELLLYGAILDPRGQRGGAEYDIVVVLKGPTEPIRIREKERILGIWMNAESSDFRSAPSFFAVAASRPVLEIVDERTAAIYELGTEFIQLSPTGQIEPEKQARFAAGLVDLRQRLGLYQEDMGGVTISEQVLYQARIELPSNVTTGTYTAETFAIRDGRVIASAIAEVEVRKVGFERLVEVFSQAYSLWYGLAAVALSIGMGWLAGRLFAYI; encoded by the coding sequence ATGAGGGCGCTGTTGCTGATCCTTGCCGCTTTCATGCTGATGGGGCAGCGCGATGCGATCCTGGTGCCCGCCGTATCGCAAAGCGAGGTGCAGGTGCGGCAGGGTTTTACCGGCACCGAACTGCTGCTTTACGGGGCGATCCTCGATCCGCGCGGGCAGCGTGGCGGCGCGGAATACGATATCGTCGTGGTGCTGAAAGGTCCGACCGAGCCGATCAGGATCCGCGAGAAGGAACGCATCCTCGGTATCTGGATGAACGCCGAATCTTCCGATTTCCGCTCCGCTCCGTCATTTTTCGCAGTCGCTGCGTCACGCCCGGTGCTGGAGATTGTGGATGAACGCACTGCGGCGATTTACGAGCTCGGGACCGAATTCATCCAGCTTTCTCCAACCGGCCAGATCGAGCCGGAGAAGCAGGCGCGCTTTGCAGCCGGCCTTGTCGACCTGCGCCAGCGGCTGGGCCTTTATCAGGAGGATATGGGCGGGGTGACGATCAGCGAACAGGTGCTGTATCAGGCCCGAATCGAGTTGCCATCGAATGTCACAACCGGCACCTATACCGCTGAAACCTTTGCCATTCGTGACGGGCGGGTGATCGCCTCGGCGATTGCGGAGGTCGAAGTGCGCAAAGTAGGGTTCGAACGGCTGGTGGAGGTTTTCTCGCAGGCCTATTCGCTGTGGTACGGCTTGGCTGCCGTCGCCCTTTCGATCGGCATGGGGTGGCTCGCCGGGCGCCTGTTCGCCTATATCTGA
- a CDS encoding ATP-binding protein — MPNDNARLPIGVVLEIAGSGSEIALDVERINECMEDDDPSVALAGQVGSQIKIRVGDSWLLASVRNQRKDRRSGGGILANIDFLGEGVEEKLTGRLRGFRRGVTRYPIPGAMIYPATTTDLKQVYASDGRANIEIGTVFPTKDIRAGLYIDAMLGKHFALLGSTGTGKSTSAALILHRICQAAPEGHIVMIDPHGEYSAAFRQTGQILDVSNLQMPYWLMNFEEHCEVLLTSAGNERQVDSDILAKCLLHARSKNRLAEHLGKITVDSPIPYLLSDLSNKLQDEMGKLDKATSSAPYMRIKNKLDELKADPRYQFMFSGMLVGDTMVEFISKVFRMPGEGKPISIIDVSGVPSDITSTVVAVLSRLVFDFAIWGRDDRTRPILLVCEEAHRYVPNEKNADGSSVGRILSRIAKEGRKYGISLGLITQRPSDLAEGVLSQCGTIISMRLNNDRDQAFVRAAMPEGARGFLDSIPALRNRECIVCGEGVAIPIRVAFDNLEENKRPASEDPSFVELWSTSGGEEEVVHRVVQRWRSQG, encoded by the coding sequence ATGCCGAACGATAACGCCCGCCTGCCGATCGGCGTGGTGCTGGAGATCGCCGGCTCCGGTTCGGAAATTGCGCTCGATGTCGAACGCATCAACGAATGCATGGAGGATGACGATCCCTCGGTGGCGCTAGCCGGGCAGGTCGGCAGCCAGATCAAGATCCGCGTGGGTGACAGCTGGCTGCTCGCCAGCGTGCGCAACCAGCGCAAGGATCGCCGCAGCGGCGGCGGGATCCTCGCCAATATCGACTTCCTTGGCGAAGGCGTGGAGGAAAAGCTCACCGGACGGCTGCGCGGCTTCCGCCGCGGTGTGACGCGCTATCCGATTCCCGGCGCGATGATCTATCCGGCGACCACCACGGACCTCAAGCAGGTCTATGCCAGCGACGGGCGCGCCAATATCGAAATCGGCACGGTCTTCCCGACCAAGGACATCCGCGCCGGCCTCTATATCGATGCCATGCTGGGCAAGCACTTCGCGCTGCTGGGTTCCACCGGTACCGGTAAGTCGACCAGCGCCGCGCTGATCCTGCACCGGATCTGCCAGGCTGCGCCCGAAGGTCACATCGTCATGATCGACCCGCACGGCGAATATTCGGCGGCGTTCCGCCAGACCGGCCAGATCCTCGACGTGTCGAACCTGCAGATGCCCTATTGGCTGATGAACTTCGAAGAACACTGCGAAGTGCTGCTGACCAGCGCGGGTAACGAACGCCAGGTGGATTCGGACATCCTTGCCAAGTGTTTGCTGCACGCAAGGTCGAAGAACCGCCTGGCTGAACATCTCGGCAAGATCACCGTCGATTCGCCGATCCCCTACCTGCTGTCCGACCTGTCGAACAAGCTGCAGGACGAGATGGGCAAGCTCGACAAGGCCACATCGTCTGCGCCCTATATGCGGATCAAGAACAAGCTCGACGAGCTCAAGGCCGATCCGCGCTACCAGTTCATGTTCTCGGGCATGCTGGTGGGTGACACCATGGTCGAATTCATCAGCAAGGTGTTCCGCATGCCGGGCGAAGGCAAGCCGATCTCGATCATCGACGTGTCGGGCGTTCCGTCGGACATCACCAGCACGGTGGTGGCGGTGCTCAGCCGGCTGGTGTTCGACTTCGCCATCTGGGGCCGCGACGATCGCACCCGACCGATCCTGCTGGTGTGCGAGGAGGCGCACCGTTACGTGCCGAACGAGAAGAACGCCGATGGCTCTTCGGTTGGCCGCATCCTCAGTCGCATCGCCAAGGAAGGCCGTAAATACGGCATTTCGCTGGGCCTGATCACGCAGCGCCCGTCTGACCTTGCCGAAGGCGTGCTGTCGCAGTGCGGCACGATCATCTCGATGCGCCTCAACAACGACCGCGACCAGGCCTTCGTGCGCGCGGCCATGCCCGAAGGCGCGCGCGGCTTCCTCGATTCGATTCCCGCCCTGCGCAACCGCGAATGCATCGTCTGCGGCGAGGGTGTGGCAATTCCCATCCGCGTGGCCTTCGACAACCTCGAGGAAAACAAGCGTCCGGCTTCGGAAGACCCGAGCTTCGTCGAGCTGTGGAGCACCAGCGGCGGCGAGGAGGAAGTCGTCCACCGCGTCGTGCAACGCTGGAGAAGCCAGGGCTGA